A genomic region of Methylobacterium durans contains the following coding sequences:
- a CDS encoding homocysteine S-methyltransferase family protein — translation MPQFRESLPQLTGRPFLTEGGIGTTLLFHENVDLPHFAHFPLLLNEEGRATLARFFEPYLELAKRYRVGMILDTPTWRANPDWGAKLGYDAVALAKVNRMAVSFLDALRRRHAQLDLPLVLNGVIGPRGDGYAVETAMTAEEAAAYHHPQIEVFRDSGADMVSALTLTFVEEAIGIAIAARDSKMPVAISFTLGTDGRLPSGQPLGTAIEETDAVTGAYPAYFMINCAHPLHFEAVLAEGAGWLSRIRGIRANASTKSHAELDVASDLDSGDPHDLGRRYATLRGQLPNLTVLGGCCGTDHRHIAAICEACL, via the coding sequence ATGCCGCAATTCCGGGAGTCACTTCCTCAACTCACCGGCCGCCCATTCCTGACTGAGGGCGGCATCGGAACCACTCTCCTGTTCCACGAGAACGTCGACCTTCCCCACTTCGCCCACTTTCCTCTGCTCCTCAACGAAGAGGGGCGAGCTACGCTGGCGCGCTTCTTCGAGCCCTACCTGGAGCTGGCAAAGCGATACCGGGTGGGCATGATCCTGGACACGCCGACCTGGCGTGCCAACCCCGATTGGGGTGCCAAACTCGGCTACGACGCCGTCGCTCTGGCCAAGGTGAACCGGATGGCGGTCAGTTTTCTCGACGCACTCCGGCGTCGGCACGCACAACTCGACCTGCCTCTCGTGCTCAACGGCGTGATCGGCCCGCGCGGAGACGGGTACGCGGTCGAGACTGCCATGACGGCTGAGGAGGCCGCTGCCTATCACCACCCGCAGATCGAGGTCTTCCGAGACAGCGGCGCCGACATGGTGAGCGCTCTCACCCTCACCTTCGTCGAAGAGGCCATCGGCATCGCGATCGCGGCGAGAGACTCGAAGATGCCGGTCGCGATCTCCTTCACGCTGGGAACGGACGGCCGTCTGCCTTCGGGCCAACCCCTCGGCACGGCGATCGAGGAGACGGACGCTGTGACGGGCGCCTACCCGGCCTACTTCATGATCAACTGCGCGCATCCGCTGCACTTCGAGGCCGTTCTGGCCGAGGGTGCCGGTTGGCTCTCCCGCATCCGCGGGATACGTGCGAATGCCTCTACCAAGAGCCACGCCGAACTCGACGTGGCCTCCGATCTCGACAGCGGCGACCCTCATGATCTCGGTCGCCGCTACGCGACCCTGCGCGGCCAACTGCCCAACCTGACTGTTCTCGGCGGTTGCTGCGGGACGGATCATCGGCACATCGCGGCAATCTGCGAAGCCTGCCTGTGA
- the wrbA gene encoding NAD(P)H:quinone oxidoreductase: MPKVLVLYYSSYGHIETMANAVAEGARTAGAEVAVKRVPETVPEEVARNSHYKLDQAAPVATVDELPEYDAIIVGTGTRYGRMTSQMAAFLDCTGGLWARGALQGKVGAAFTSTATQHGGQETTLFSIITNLMHFGMVVVGLPYSFQGQMKLDEVTGGAPYGATTIAGGDGSRQPSATDLDGARYLGGQVAKTAAKLTA, from the coding sequence ATGCCCAAGGTCCTGGTCCTGTACTATTCCAGCTACGGCCACATCGAAACGATGGCCAACGCCGTTGCCGAGGGCGCCCGCACCGCCGGCGCCGAGGTTGCAGTCAAGCGGGTTCCGGAGACCGTGCCGGAAGAGGTGGCCCGGAACAGCCATTACAAGCTCGACCAGGCCGCGCCGGTCGCCACCGTCGATGAACTCCCCGAGTACGACGCCATCATCGTCGGGACCGGCACCCGCTACGGTCGCATGACCTCGCAGATGGCGGCCTTCCTTGACTGCACGGGCGGCCTGTGGGCGCGCGGCGCCCTCCAGGGCAAGGTCGGCGCGGCCTTCACCTCCACCGCCACCCAGCACGGCGGCCAAGAGACCACCCTGTTCTCGATCATCACAAACTTGATGCACTTCGGCATGGTAGTTGTCGGCCTGCCGTACTCGTTCCAGGGCCAGATGAAGCTCGACGAGGTGACCGGCGGCGCGCCCTACGGCGCCACGACCATCGCGGGCGGTGACGGATCGCGCCAGCCCAGTGCGACCGACCTCGACGGCGCCCGCTACCTTGGCGGACAGGTCGCCAAGACTGCCGCCAAGCTCACCGCCTGA
- a CDS encoding 5'-methylthioadenosine/S-adenosylhomocysteine nucleosidase: MERVSGVGVCPALRWDLYASCIPTRSIGLEFRNDVPRNRTDRRRRGVLERRQWFAVDADLLAAARTIATSTTLRDCDPGSGQCLGRKPRIVVGGNGVSGQAFIDNAEFRDWTRSTFQADAIDMESAAVAHVAYTKHVPFLAIRSLSDLAGGDADENRMKTFQSLAASNSVAVVSALIKALP, from the coding sequence GTGGAGCGAGTATCTGGAGTCGGTGTATGCCCGGCGCTCAGGTGGGACCTATACGCTTCCTGCATTCCTACCCGCAGCATCGGGCTTGAATTTCGGAATGATGTTCCCCGAAACCGTACAGATCGTCGGCGCCGGGGTGTCTTGGAGAGACGCCAGTGGTTTGCCGTGGACGCGGATCTGCTGGCGGCCGCCAGAACCATAGCCACTTCGACGACCCTACGCGACTGCGATCCCGGGTCGGGCCAGTGCCTCGGAAGGAAGCCACGGATCGTGGTCGGGGGAAATGGCGTGTCCGGCCAAGCGTTCATCGACAATGCGGAGTTTCGGGATTGGACGCGTTCGACGTTCCAGGCCGACGCGATAGACATGGAAAGTGCAGCAGTGGCGCATGTCGCCTACACGAAACATGTCCCTTTCCTGGCGATCCGCAGCCTCTCCGATCTAGCAGGAGGTGATGCCGACGAGAATCGGATGAAAACCTTCCAGAGCCTGGCGGCAAGCAATTCCGTAGCGGTCGTCAGCGCACTGATTAAAGCGCTGCCGTGA
- a CDS encoding nucleotide disphospho-sugar-binding domain-containing protein, which produces MKILIASTPANGHINPLLAIGRMLIADGHTVDVLSGTWLRDRTEKAGARFHALPGTADIDGYGILAAVPELKTAKPGLDYLRIVIERVFIDTIPDQHRGLLDLLQATPADIVIADDCFFGVLPLLLGPRSARPPTLLCGTTILHTAREDRAPLFMGVPPATTPEELAACAKIAENYDAHVERPTAQHLRRLLDQIGVGPLSMPLFESVVHLADTYLQLSVPGFEFPRAFPPSVRFVGALPIVPDQAPLPPWAHELDGSRKVVLVTQGTVANHDLDLLIGPTLAALADEDDVLVVATMGGRPVEALKGPIPGNARLAAYLPFEWLLPRADAMVTNGGYGSVNQALSRGVPLVAAGLTEDKADVNARIAWSGAGIDLRTNTPEPEAIRGAVRAVLDEPEHRRAARRLGAEFATYDTQAEILGIVRSYELAERGGRRTAAA; this is translated from the coding sequence ATGAAGATCCTCATCGCCTCAACACCGGCTAACGGTCATATTAACCCGCTGCTTGCCATCGGCCGTATGCTCATCGCAGATGGCCACACCGTGGATGTGCTGTCCGGAACATGGTTGCGCGACCGCACCGAGAAAGCCGGAGCACGGTTCCACGCTCTGCCTGGTACTGCGGACATTGACGGGTACGGCATTCTCGCTGCCGTTCCCGAACTGAAGACCGCGAAGCCGGGTCTGGACTACCTTCGGATCGTGATCGAACGGGTCTTCATCGACACGATCCCCGACCAGCATCGCGGGTTGCTCGACCTGCTGCAGGCCACACCTGCCGACATCGTCATCGCCGACGACTGCTTCTTCGGCGTTCTTCCGCTGCTGCTCGGCCCGCGCTCGGCTCGGCCGCCGACACTGCTGTGCGGAACGACGATTCTGCACACTGCACGCGAGGACCGGGCACCTCTCTTCATGGGGGTTCCTCCGGCGACGACGCCGGAGGAACTGGCGGCCTGCGCGAAGATCGCGGAGAACTACGATGCTCATGTAGAGCGGCCCACCGCCCAACATCTCCGCCGCCTGCTCGACCAGATAGGAGTCGGTCCGCTCTCGATGCCGCTCTTCGAGTCCGTCGTGCACCTCGCCGACACCTACCTGCAACTCTCGGTGCCAGGCTTTGAGTTCCCCCGCGCATTCCCGCCCTCCGTACGGTTCGTCGGCGCCCTGCCGATCGTGCCCGACCAAGCTCCGCTTCCGCCTTGGGCACATGAGCTCGATGGATCCCGCAAGGTGGTACTCGTCACGCAGGGCACGGTCGCCAACCACGATCTCGATCTCCTGATCGGCCCGACGCTCGCGGCTCTGGCCGACGAGGACGACGTTCTGGTCGTGGCCACGATGGGCGGCCGGCCCGTCGAGGCGCTGAAGGGGCCGATCCCGGGGAACGCCCGCCTCGCGGCGTACCTGCCCTTCGAGTGGCTGCTGCCCCGGGCCGACGCGATGGTCACCAACGGCGGCTACGGCAGCGTCAATCAGGCCCTAAGCCGTGGCGTGCCGCTCGTGGCCGCCGGCCTGACCGAGGACAAGGCCGACGTGAACGCGCGCATTGCGTGGTCGGGCGCCGGCATTGACCTCAGGACGAACACGCCGGAGCCCGAAGCGATCCGAGGCGCAGTTCGGGCCGTTCTCGACGAGCCAGAGCATCGCAGGGCCGCACGGCGGCTGGGCGCAGAGTTCGCCACCTACGACACGCAGGCCGAGATCCTCGGGATCGTCCGCTCCTACGAGCTGGCAGAGCGCGGCGGCCGGCGTACTGCCGCGGCCTGA
- a CDS encoding SDR family NAD(P)-dependent oxidoreductase yields MSSLSGRVALVTGGSRGIGAAIAKRLGQEGASVAITYASSKEKAESVARSIEAFGVRAVTIQADARAPDAVRRAVRTTAEKLGSLDILVNNAGIGRNGTIQDWSVDDFDMMLNINIRAVFVASQEAVRFMKPGGRIINIGSIGSEYMPIEGGSVYAATKGAIAGLTRGWARDLGPAGITVNNVQPGRIDTDMTPADGPLASRIRGSIALQRYGCPEEVAGLVAFLAGPEGSFITGANLRVDGGASV; encoded by the coding sequence ATGTCAAGCCTTAGCGGTCGTGTGGCTCTCGTCACAGGCGGATCCAGAGGCATTGGCGCAGCGATCGCCAAGCGCCTGGGGCAGGAAGGAGCGTCCGTCGCGATCACTTATGCATCCTCGAAAGAGAAGGCAGAGTCCGTCGCACGCAGTATCGAGGCCTTCGGAGTTCGGGCGGTGACGATCCAGGCAGATGCCCGCGCTCCTGATGCCGTCCGCCGGGCGGTTCGGACTACTGCGGAGAAGCTCGGGTCGCTGGACATCCTGGTCAACAACGCCGGCATCGGCAGGAACGGCACCATCCAGGACTGGAGTGTCGACGATTTCGATATGATGCTGAACATCAACATCCGCGCCGTCTTCGTGGCCAGCCAAGAGGCTGTGCGATTCATGAAGCCGGGCGGACGCATCATCAATATCGGCAGCATCGGCAGCGAGTACATGCCGATCGAGGGCGGAAGCGTCTACGCGGCCACGAAGGGAGCCATCGCCGGCCTGACGAGAGGCTGGGCAAGGGATCTCGGTCCTGCGGGCATCACGGTCAACAATGTCCAGCCGGGGCGCATCGACACCGACATGACCCCGGCCGACGGTCCCTTGGCGAGCCGGATCCGTGGATCCATCGCACTTCAGCGGTATGGTTGCCCAGAGGAAGTAGCCGGGTTGGTGGCATTTCTGGCTGGGCCAGAAGGCTCCTTCATCACAGGGGCCAATCTGCGCGTCGATGGGGGCGCTTCTGTCTGA
- a CDS encoding DUF6894 family protein: protein MPRHFFDVHIDRKVTRDDTGTEFATLEEVRKAAQRLLPDVAHDEIPEDGDRQAELLEGPLRSIGLDQLYVWDGRIVLKNSAARSKSSIASICRPIRPQVL from the coding sequence GTGCCGCGCCACTTCTTCGACGTCCACATCGACCGCAAAGTGACCCGGGACGATACCGGCACAGAGTTCGCCACCCTCGAAGAGGTCCGGAAGGCGGCTCAGCGGCTTCTGCCAGATGTTGCGCACGATGAGATCCCGGAGGACGGCGACCGGCAAGCTGAGCTGCTGGAAGGTCCGCTTCGGAGCATTGGCCTAGATCAACTGTATGTCTGGGATGGGCGGATTGTGTTGAAAAACTCCGCGGCGCGGTCGAAGTCCTCTATAGCTAGTATTTGTCGCCCGATACGACCCCAGGTGTTGTAG
- a CDS encoding HNH endonuclease, with product MARLTMLRPRLNTISTRLKVTRGTEPGQAFYSTPEWRALRDRLLRERGRKCEDCGRTGTRIYCDHVEEISDGGAPLDEANVRLRCGSCHTTKTADARARRHGLR from the coding sequence ATGGCACGCCTGACGATGCTGCGGCCGCGGCTCAACACCATCAGCACCCGCCTCAAGGTTACGCGCGGCACCGAGCCTGGGCAGGCGTTCTACAGCACCCCGGAGTGGCGGGCGCTGCGGGATCGGCTGCTGCGGGAGCGGGGCCGGAAGTGCGAGGACTGCGGGCGGACCGGCACGCGGATCTATTGTGACCACGTCGAGGAGATCAGCGACGGCGGTGCACCGCTCGACGAGGCCAACGTGCGCCTTCGCTGCGGCTCCTGCCACACCACGAAGACCGCCGACGCCCGGGCTCGGAGGCATGGCCTGCGATGA
- a CDS encoding helix-turn-helix domain-containing protein: MAAVSLLQKWNLLQVIIASPDLSASAKVVAARLLDFFNSQTGRCCPSYQALADGTGLKRRAIIYAIQELEQAGWIAVERVKGGAAAANRYATNAFQIDFSRTASNDPTVHDGAPSRVHEDAPLTVHDDALLQDGNSARDEG; encoded by the coding sequence ATGGCGGCCGTCTCGCTTCTGCAGAAGTGGAACCTGCTTCAGGTGATCATCGCATCGCCCGATCTGTCGGCGAGCGCGAAGGTCGTGGCTGCGCGGCTGCTTGACTTCTTCAACAGTCAGACCGGCCGGTGCTGTCCATCGTATCAGGCGCTCGCTGACGGGACGGGTCTGAAGCGTCGCGCCATCATCTACGCGATCCAAGAGCTGGAGCAGGCTGGCTGGATCGCGGTCGAGCGCGTGAAAGGCGGAGCCGCCGCCGCAAATCGCTACGCCACGAACGCATTCCAGATCGACTTCTCCCGGACAGCGTCGAACGATCCAACGGTGCACGACGGTGCACCCTCAAGAGTGCATGAAGATGCACCGTTGACGGTGCACGACGATGCACTGTTGCAAGACGGTAACAGTGCACGAGATGAGGGGTAA
- a CDS encoding pirin family protein, with amino-acid sequence MSWHSADDPVPGDRFSCDAIRTLIVPRSRDLGSFAVRRALPSTACRMVGPFVFFDQMGPSEFLLGEGMDVRPHPHIGLSTVTYLFDGEIMHRDSLGTELPIRPGELNWMTAGRGITHSERTGSELRRTGSKLFGIQSWVALSARDEETAPSFEHYEASALPILAGEGKTVRLIAGEAFGARSPVRTSSPMVYADVMLKAGAVLPLDPTYDERAIYTVAGAIEIAGDGFGPGQLLVFRPGDRISVRATRDARFMVLGGEPMDGPRHLWWNFVSSRPERIEQAKEDWRQARFDSVPGDAEFIPLPEDPPPVRYP; translated from the coding sequence ATGAGCTGGCACAGCGCGGACGACCCGGTCCCGGGCGATCGATTCTCCTGCGACGCCATCCGCACCCTGATCGTCCCGCGCTCGCGGGATCTCGGCTCGTTCGCCGTGCGGCGCGCCCTGCCCTCGACCGCGTGCCGGATGGTCGGGCCGTTCGTCTTCTTCGACCAGATGGGCCCGTCCGAGTTCCTGCTCGGCGAGGGCATGGATGTCCGCCCGCATCCGCATATCGGCCTGTCCACTGTCACCTACCTGTTCGACGGGGAGATCATGCACCGGGACAGCCTCGGCACGGAGCTGCCGATCCGTCCGGGCGAGCTGAACTGGATGACGGCCGGCCGCGGCATCACGCACTCGGAGCGGACGGGCTCGGAGCTCCGGCGGACCGGCTCGAAGCTATTCGGCATCCAGAGCTGGGTCGCCCTCAGCGCGCGGGACGAGGAGACCGCCCCGTCCTTCGAGCATTACGAGGCGTCGGCCCTGCCGATCCTCGCGGGCGAGGGCAAGACCGTGCGGCTGATCGCGGGCGAGGCCTTCGGGGCGCGCTCGCCCGTGCGCACCTCAAGCCCGATGGTCTACGCCGACGTGATGCTCAAGGCCGGCGCGGTCCTGCCCCTCGATCCGACCTACGACGAGCGCGCGATCTACACGGTCGCCGGCGCGATCGAGATCGCGGGCGACGGCTTCGGGCCCGGGCAGTTGCTGGTCTTCCGCCCGGGCGACCGCATCAGCGTGCGCGCGACGCGGGACGCCCGCTTCATGGTGCTGGGCGGCGAGCCGATGGACGGACCGCGCCATCTCTGGTGGAACTTCGTCTCCTCGCGGCCCGAGCGGATCGAGCAGGCGAAGGAGGATTGGCGCCAGGCCCGCTTCGACAGCGTGCCGGGCGATGCCGAGTTCATCCCCCTGCCCGAAGACCCGCCGCCCGTCCGCTATCCCTGA
- a CDS encoding DUF6481 family protein, translating to MPGCGGPQGVFVGQFKANHLADRLESAAKARQATVARFRARPGADDPVVLARQSARRAIIQAREIRETERAMARLAAEAQREAEALAELERQEAELARQAAEKAERQAALAAEQKAARDARFAARKARARR from the coding sequence ATGCCCGGCTGCGGCGGGCCTCAGGGAGTTTTCGTGGGTCAATTCAAAGCCAATCACCTCGCCGATCGTCTGGAATCCGCCGCGAAGGCGCGCCAAGCCACGGTCGCGCGGTTCCGGGCACGGCCCGGCGCCGACGACCCGGTGGTACTCGCCCGGCAATCCGCGCGACGCGCGATCATCCAGGCCCGCGAGATCCGGGAGACCGAGCGCGCGATGGCCCGCTTGGCCGCCGAGGCGCAGCGGGAGGCCGAGGCGTTGGCCGAGTTGGAGCGGCAGGAGGCGGAGCTCGCCCGCCAGGCCGCCGAGAAGGCGGAGCGTCAGGCCGCGCTCGCCGCCGAGCAGAAGGCGGCACGCGATGCGCGCTTCGCGGCCCGCAAGGCCAGAGCACGGCGGTAG
- a CDS encoding cold-shock protein, protein MSTGTVKWFNETKGFGFIQPDDGGKDVFVHISAVERSGMRTLVEGQKVSYEMETDRRSGKQSAGNLKAA, encoded by the coding sequence ATGAGCACAGGAACCGTGAAGTGGTTCAACGAAACCAAGGGCTTCGGTTTCATCCAGCCCGATGACGGCGGCAAGGACGTGTTCGTCCACATCTCGGCGGTCGAGCGCTCGGGCATGCGCACCCTCGTTGAGGGTCAGAAGGTCTCCTACGAGATGGAGACGGACCGTCGCTCGGGCAAGCAATCGGCCGGCAACCTGAAGGCCGCCTGA